A window of the Lactuca sativa cultivar Salinas chromosome 5, Lsat_Salinas_v11, whole genome shotgun sequence genome harbors these coding sequences:
- the LOC111908913 gene encoding pentatricopeptide repeat-containing protein At5g06540-like: MNSNPQYLRLLQKCSTMDQLKQIHAQTITTGLARFTYITSKLLAFSVMSDIDYAHTIFNQTNTHTPTIFDYNSMILGYSKTSKQEMGILLYTQMPNNHIKPNARTFPVLIKTFDCISSLLQVHGHVVKFGNVCDVYLTSSLVYMYSNFKSVELAIQVFEESSYKNVVCCTSLITGCFNNGLVDKACKVFDEMPERTMYHIVQ; the protein is encoded by the coding sequence ATGAACTCAAATCCCCAATATCTTCGCCTGCTTCAAAAATGTTCAACCATGGATCAACTCAAACAAATCCACGCCCAAACCATCACCACCGGACTTGCTCGATTTACTTACATAACCAGCAAGCTTTTAGCTTTCTCCGTGATGTCCGACATCGATTATGCGCACACAATTTTCAACCAAACAAACACGCACACGCCTACCATCTTCGATTACAACTCTATGATACTGGGTTACTCTAAAACCTCAAAACAAGAAATGGGTATTCTACTTTACACTCAAATGCCCAACAATCATATCAAACCGAATGCTCGTACTTTTCCTGTTTTGATCAAAACATTTGACTGTATATCTTCGTTGCTTCAAGTGCATGGACATGTCGTCAAATTTGGAAATGTTTGCGATGTTTATCTCACCAGCTCGCTTGTTTATATGTATTCGAATTTCAAATCCGTTGAATTAGCTATACAGGTGTTCGAAGAAAGCTCGTATAAAAACGTGGTTTGTTGTACGAGTTTGATAACCGGGTGTTTCAATAACGGCCTCGTTGATAAAGCATGTAAGGTGTTTGACGAAATGCCTGAAAGAACGATGTATCATATAGTGCAATGA
- the LOC111908750 gene encoding pentatricopeptide repeat-containing protein At5g56310, which yields MPYKDTATWSFMIMGLATNGRNESAITLFEEMTHKGPVPNDITFVAVLVACNHKSLVTKAWCLIGKMFKVFGIQPGIEHYGCMVDVLARSGQLKRAEILIDLMPMKPDEAIWGSFLHGCLRHSEICLGERVVKRLIALDPNQSGRYVGLANMYADIGRWENVIRLRNMMVERKVDNTPSWSFIKVDGVVHKFFCS from the coding sequence ATGCCTTATAAAGATACTGCTACATGGAGTTTCATGATCATGGGGTTAGCTACAAATGGAAGAAATGAATCAGCAATCACgctttttgaagagatgacacatAAAGGACCTGTTCCTAATGACATTACATTTGTTGCTGTTCTTGTTGCTTGTAATCACAAATCTTTAGTGACAAAAGCATGGTGTTTAATTGGAAAAATGTTCAAAGTTTTTGGTATTCAACCAGGAATTGAGCATTATGGATGCATGGTTGATGTATTGGCTAGATCTGGACAACTGAAAAGAGCTGAAATATTGATAGATTTGATGCCAATGAAACCTGATGAAGCGATTTGGGGATCTTTTCTACATGGGTGTTTAAGACATAGTGAAATATGTTTAGGAGAAAGAGTTGTAAAACGGTTGATTGCACTTGATCCTAATCAAAGTGGAAGATATGTTGGTCTTGCTAATATGTATGCGGATATTGGAAGGTGGGAAAATGTGATTAGATTGAGGAATATGATGGTAGAGAGAAAAGTCGATAATACCCCTAGTTGGAGTTTTATCAAGGTCGATGGTGTTGTTCATAAGTTTTTTTGTTCATGA
- the LOC111909053 gene encoding acyl-acyl carrier protein thioesterase ATL3, chloroplastic, with the protein MSQSQAVFSPGHVIIPSSRVKTSSDGLHLPSSNVHLLRRTNHRRLQTPIRSSTNFTFDLKGSKGMSQFHEIELWVKDYELDQYGVVSNAVFANYCQHAHRELLQKIGINIDTIAETGNAIALSDLSLKFLGHLKIGDRFTMRVRISHTSAARVYFEHLIMKIPDEEPILEARSTIVWLDKNYRPIRVPPEVRSKVAQFVLHEGKSDSIFVGGK; encoded by the exons ATGTCGCAGTCGCAGGCAGTCTTCTCCCCGGGGCATGTGATCATTCCGTCCTCACGTGTCAAAACATCCTCCGACGGCCTCCACCTTCCTTCATCAAATGTTCACTTACTTCGCCGGACGAACCACCGGCGGCTGCAAACGCCTATTCGTAGCTCAACCAATTTTACCTTTGATctcaaaggtagcaaagg AATGAGTCAATTTCACGAGATTGAACTCTGGGTTAAAGATTACGAATTGGATCAATATGGAGTTGTGAGCAATGCAGTCTTTGCTAATTATTGTCAACATG CTCATCGTGAACTTTTGCAAAAGATTGGCATAAATATCGATACAATTGCTGAAACTGGTAACGCGATAGCGCTGTCAGACTTATCACTCAAATTTCTTGGACATTtgaaa ATTGGAGATAGGTTTACTATGAGAGTGAGGATATCTCACACATCAGCTGCTCGTGTATACTTTGAACACTTGATCATGAAGATCCCAGATGAAGAG CCAATTTTGGAGGCACGGTCGACTATAGTTTGGCTTGACAAAAATTATCGCCCAATTCGTGTTCCACCAGAGGTAAGATCCAAAGTTGCACAGTTTGTTCTTCATGAAGGCAAGTCTGATTCCATTTTTGTGGGGGGGAAATAA